One Pygocentrus nattereri isolate fPygNat1 chromosome 23, fPygNat1.pri, whole genome shotgun sequence genomic window carries:
- the lrsam1 gene encoding E3 ubiquitin-protein ligase LRSAM1 isoform X3, with amino-acid sequence MPLFYKKKRPSEDSKKRLEYQLCLSKEAGADDILDISNCELSEVPSSAFSICKVLQKKVFILHGNELRSLLPKGCSISTLATIKVLDLHENKLTLLPDDIGQLSALQVLNAEHNQIKTLPDSIGDLRNLQTLNVKGNCLSELHSSVGCMSSLRTLDLSENNIRELPKELANVRTLESLTLDACVMNYPPASVCTAGTEEIQRYLCSELGVEYCPPSQYLLPVLENDDGKQNADCVDGEDIAWQSKFMDYEKRKEQKQLEKLNFEKELEVKQREQAQLLVLSNSRKEGMLLSVKLEQERLEKDMCQQQKAQEAERQRVLEKVRQAETNLATRIANLQLDNKRQAKSAEFLQALEEDRIRMEHLTVITQEEANSLRKREIAVAMQTMLSESYSMRLLQEASENRRQSMVSEACRSMETLDKKFENVLALQQLDKSKAISQILQEEEMQKAAFEALQLQKDSVHGYIRNQEVLAEQRTALTDMLQQLLKQRDQREMELKQVLMEMELKSDSTQQNYWMIQYQRLLDAKPLSLRMQEAGVDKDLGSLLCKLSAQHYLPIIAHHRITAEALRHMTTRDLSKLGISEVGVQKSLLHWAIEQPSSPKKLQEEPEAGPLVPTAPLQQQLTPPLTPNTPLTPQTPLIPIAPSPVDGPGSSECVVCMEAGCQVVFLPCGHVCCCQVTEDGIDERREEVILRSREHSCCIIATDLNN; translated from the exons ATGCCTCTGTTCTATAAGAAGAAAAGGCCAAGCGAGGATTCCAAGAAACGTCTAGAGTATCAGCTGTGTTTG TCTAAAGAGGCTGGAGCAGATGATATACTTGACATTTCAAACTGTGAACTTTCTGAG GTTCCCTCCAGTGCCTTTTCCATCTGCAAAGTGCTCCAGAAAAAG GTGTTCATTCTCCATGGAAACGAGCTGAGGTCACTGTTGCCCAAAGGTTGCAGCATCAGCACTCTAGCAACTATAAAG GTATTGGACCTGCATGAAAACAAGCTAACCTTGCTACCAGATGATATTGGGCAGCTGTCAGCCCTGCAG GTATTGAATGCAGAACATAACCAAATCAAGACACTTCCAGACTCTATAGGTGATCTTCGGAATCTGCAGACTCTAAATGTGAAAG GGAACTGCCTGAGCGAGCTGCACTCGTCTGTGGGGTGCATGAGCAGTCTACGCACGTTGGACTTGAGTGAGAACAACATCAGAGAGTTGCCCAAAGAACTGGCCAATGTCCGCACGCTGGAG AGTCTGACTCTggatgcatgtgttatgaactACCCACCTGCCTCAGTCTGTACAGCAGGCACAGAAGAGATCCAGCGCTACCTCTGCTCAG AGTTGGGTGTGGAGTACTGTCCTCCCTCTCAGTATCTGCTGCCAGTACTGGAAAATGATGACGGCAAGCAGAATGCTGACTGTGTGGATGGTGAGGATATAGCCTGGCAG AGCAAATTCATGGATTATGAGAAGAGAAAG GAGCAGAAGCAGTTGGAGAAGCTGAACTTTGAGAAGGAACTGGAAGTAAAACAGAGAGAACAAGCGCAACTCCTTGTCCTCAGCAACTCCCGCAAAGAGGGCATGCTGCTGTCTGTGAAACTG gAGCAGGAGCGTTTGGAGAAGGACATGTGTCAGCAGCAGAAAGCCCAGGAGGCTGAGAGGCAGAGGGTGCTGGAGAAAGTTCGGCAGGCGGAGACCAACCTAGCCACCCGCATTGCCAACCTGCAACTGGACAACAAACG CCAAGCAAAGAGTGCTGAGTTTCTGCAGGCTCTGGAAGAAGACCG GATTCGTATGGAACACCTTACTGTCATCACACAGGAAGAAGCAAACTCTCTGAGGAAGAGGGAAATAGCAG TTGCCATGCAGACCATGCTATCTGAGAGCTACTCGATGAGGTTACTGCAAGAGGCTAGTGAGAACAGGAGGCAGAGCATGGTGTCTGAAGCCTGCAggag caTGGAGACTTTGGACAAGAAGTTTGAGAATGTGCTGGCCCTGCAGCAGCTAGATAAAAGCAAAGCCATTAGCCAGATCCTTCAGGAG GAGGAGATGCAGAAAGCAGCCTTTGAAGCCTTGCAGCTCCAAAAAGACAGTGTGCATGGGTACATCCGCAATCAG GAAGTGTTGGCGGAGCAGAGGACGGCTCTGACGGACATGCTGCAGCAGTTGCTGAAGCAGAGGGaccagagagagatggagctcAAGCAGGTCTTG ATGGAGATGGAGCTCAAGAGTGACTCCACTCAGCAAAACTACTGGATGATCCAGTATCAAAGGCTGCTGGATGCAAAGCCGCTGTCTCTACGAATGCAG GAGGCTGGTGTGGATAAAGATCTAGGCAGTTTGTTGTGTAAACTGTCTGCCCAACACTACCTGCCAATCATAGCTCATCATCGAATCACAGCGGAGGCCCTGCGTCACATGACCACCAGGGATCTCAGCAAG CTGGGGATCAGTGAAGTGGGTGTGCAAAAATCTCTCCTCCACTGGGCTATAGAACAGCCAA GTTCTCCTAAGAAGCTCCAGGAGGAACCGGAAGCTGGTCCACTTGTACCCACTGCCCCCCTGCAACAGCAGCTGACCCCACCTCTGACCCCTAACACGCCGTTAACACCCCAAACCCCTCTCATTCCTATAGCACCCAGCCCTGTGGATGGACCTGGGAGCTCTGAGTGTGTAGTGTGCATGGAGGCTGGG tgtCAAGTGGTCTTCCTGCCCTGTGGACATGTGTGCTGTTGCCAG
- the lrsam1 gene encoding E3 ubiquitin-protein ligase LRSAM1 isoform X4: MPLFYKKKRPSEDSKKRLEYQLCLSKEAGADDILDISNCELSEVPSSAFSICKVLQKKVFILHGNELRSLLPKGCSISTLATIKVLDLHENKLTLLPDDIGQLSALQVLNAEHNQIKTLPDSIGDLRNLQTLNVKGNCLSELHSSVGCMSSLRTLDLSENNIRELPKELANVRTLESLTLDACVMNYPPASVCTAGTEEIQRYLCSELGVEYCPPSQYLLPVLENDDGKQNADCVDGEDIAWQSKFMDYEKRKEQKQLEKLNFEKELEVKQREQAQLLVLSNSRKEGMLLSVKLEQERLEKDMCQQQKAQEAERQRVLEKVRQAETNLATRIANLQLDNKRQAKSAEFLQALEEDRIRMEHLTVITQEEANSLRKREIAVAMQTMLSESYSMRLLQEASENRRQSMVSEACRSMETLDKKFENVLALQQLDKSKAISQILQEEEMQKAAFEALQLQKDSVHGYIRNQEVLAEQRTALTDMLQQLLKQRDQREMELKQVLMEMELKSDSTQQNYWMIQYQRLLDAKPLSLRMQEAGVDKDLGSLLCKLSAQHYLPIIAHHRITAEALRHMTTRDLSKLGISEVGVQKSLLHWAIEQPSSPKKLQEEPEAGPLVPTAPLQQQLTPPLTPNTPLTPQTPLIPIAPSPVDGPGSSECVVCMEAGCQVVFLPCGHVCCCQVCSDALHSCPLCRSTISQRIRLYHG; this comes from the exons ATGCCTCTGTTCTATAAGAAGAAAAGGCCAAGCGAGGATTCCAAGAAACGTCTAGAGTATCAGCTGTGTTTG TCTAAAGAGGCTGGAGCAGATGATATACTTGACATTTCAAACTGTGAACTTTCTGAG GTTCCCTCCAGTGCCTTTTCCATCTGCAAAGTGCTCCAGAAAAAG GTGTTCATTCTCCATGGAAACGAGCTGAGGTCACTGTTGCCCAAAGGTTGCAGCATCAGCACTCTAGCAACTATAAAG GTATTGGACCTGCATGAAAACAAGCTAACCTTGCTACCAGATGATATTGGGCAGCTGTCAGCCCTGCAG GTATTGAATGCAGAACATAACCAAATCAAGACACTTCCAGACTCTATAGGTGATCTTCGGAATCTGCAGACTCTAAATGTGAAAG GGAACTGCCTGAGCGAGCTGCACTCGTCTGTGGGGTGCATGAGCAGTCTACGCACGTTGGACTTGAGTGAGAACAACATCAGAGAGTTGCCCAAAGAACTGGCCAATGTCCGCACGCTGGAG AGTCTGACTCTggatgcatgtgttatgaactACCCACCTGCCTCAGTCTGTACAGCAGGCACAGAAGAGATCCAGCGCTACCTCTGCTCAG AGTTGGGTGTGGAGTACTGTCCTCCCTCTCAGTATCTGCTGCCAGTACTGGAAAATGATGACGGCAAGCAGAATGCTGACTGTGTGGATGGTGAGGATATAGCCTGGCAG AGCAAATTCATGGATTATGAGAAGAGAAAG GAGCAGAAGCAGTTGGAGAAGCTGAACTTTGAGAAGGAACTGGAAGTAAAACAGAGAGAACAAGCGCAACTCCTTGTCCTCAGCAACTCCCGCAAAGAGGGCATGCTGCTGTCTGTGAAACTG gAGCAGGAGCGTTTGGAGAAGGACATGTGTCAGCAGCAGAAAGCCCAGGAGGCTGAGAGGCAGAGGGTGCTGGAGAAAGTTCGGCAGGCGGAGACCAACCTAGCCACCCGCATTGCCAACCTGCAACTGGACAACAAACG CCAAGCAAAGAGTGCTGAGTTTCTGCAGGCTCTGGAAGAAGACCG GATTCGTATGGAACACCTTACTGTCATCACACAGGAAGAAGCAAACTCTCTGAGGAAGAGGGAAATAGCAG TTGCCATGCAGACCATGCTATCTGAGAGCTACTCGATGAGGTTACTGCAAGAGGCTAGTGAGAACAGGAGGCAGAGCATGGTGTCTGAAGCCTGCAggag caTGGAGACTTTGGACAAGAAGTTTGAGAATGTGCTGGCCCTGCAGCAGCTAGATAAAAGCAAAGCCATTAGCCAGATCCTTCAGGAG GAGGAGATGCAGAAAGCAGCCTTTGAAGCCTTGCAGCTCCAAAAAGACAGTGTGCATGGGTACATCCGCAATCAG GAAGTGTTGGCGGAGCAGAGGACGGCTCTGACGGACATGCTGCAGCAGTTGCTGAAGCAGAGGGaccagagagagatggagctcAAGCAGGTCTTG ATGGAGATGGAGCTCAAGAGTGACTCCACTCAGCAAAACTACTGGATGATCCAGTATCAAAGGCTGCTGGATGCAAAGCCGCTGTCTCTACGAATGCAG GAGGCTGGTGTGGATAAAGATCTAGGCAGTTTGTTGTGTAAACTGTCTGCCCAACACTACCTGCCAATCATAGCTCATCATCGAATCACAGCGGAGGCCCTGCGTCACATGACCACCAGGGATCTCAGCAAG CTGGGGATCAGTGAAGTGGGTGTGCAAAAATCTCTCCTCCACTGGGCTATAGAACAGCCAA GTTCTCCTAAGAAGCTCCAGGAGGAACCGGAAGCTGGTCCACTTGTACCCACTGCCCCCCTGCAACAGCAGCTGACCCCACCTCTGACCCCTAACACGCCGTTAACACCCCAAACCCCTCTCATTCCTATAGCACCCAGCCCTGTGGATGGACCTGGGAGCTCTGAGTGTGTAGTGTGCATGGAGGCTGGG tgtCAAGTGGTCTTCCTGCCCTGTGGACATGTGTGCTGTTGCCAGGTGTGTAGTGACGCCCTGCATTCATGCCCGCTGTGCCGCAGCACCATCTCTCAGCGCATCCGCCTTTACCACGGATAA
- the lrsam1 gene encoding E3 ubiquitin-protein ligase LRSAM1 isoform X2: MPLFYKKKRPSEDSKKRLEYQLCLSKEAGADDILDISNCELSEVPSSAFSICKVLQKKVFILHGNELRSLLPKGCSISTLATIKVLDLHENKLTLLPDDIGQLSALQVLNAEHNQIKTLPDSIGDLRNLQTLNVKGNCLSELHSSVGCMSSLRTLDLSENNIRELPKELANVRTLESLTLDACVMNYPPASVCTAGTEEIQRYLCSELGVEYCPPSQYLLPVLENDDGKQNADCVDGEDIAWQSKFMDYEKRKEQKQLEKLNFEKELEVKQREQAQLLVLSNSRKEGMLLSVKLEQERLEKDMCQQQKAQEAERQRVLEKVRQAETNLATRIANLQLDNKRQAKSAEFLQALEEDRIRMEHLTVITQEEANSLRKREIAVAMQTMLSESYSMRLLQEASENRRQSMVSEACRSMETLDKKFENVLALQQLDKSKAISQILQEEEMQKAAFEALQLQKDSVHGYIRNQIKLIEAELMQLTKLEVKRKNLDSENLQEVLAEQRTALTDMLQQLLKQRDQREMELKQVLMEMELKSDSTQQNYWMIQYQRLLDAKPLSLRMQEAGVDKDLGSLLCKLSAQHYLPIIAHHRITAEALRHMTTRDLSKLGISEVGVQKSLLHWAIEQPSSPKKLQEEPEAGPLVPTAPLQQQLTPPLTPNTPLTPQTPLIPIAPSPVDGPGSSECVVCMEAGCQVVFLPCGHVCCCQVCSDALHSCPLCRSTISQRIRLYHG, translated from the exons ATGCCTCTGTTCTATAAGAAGAAAAGGCCAAGCGAGGATTCCAAGAAACGTCTAGAGTATCAGCTGTGTTTG TCTAAAGAGGCTGGAGCAGATGATATACTTGACATTTCAAACTGTGAACTTTCTGAG GTTCCCTCCAGTGCCTTTTCCATCTGCAAAGTGCTCCAGAAAAAG GTGTTCATTCTCCATGGAAACGAGCTGAGGTCACTGTTGCCCAAAGGTTGCAGCATCAGCACTCTAGCAACTATAAAG GTATTGGACCTGCATGAAAACAAGCTAACCTTGCTACCAGATGATATTGGGCAGCTGTCAGCCCTGCAG GTATTGAATGCAGAACATAACCAAATCAAGACACTTCCAGACTCTATAGGTGATCTTCGGAATCTGCAGACTCTAAATGTGAAAG GGAACTGCCTGAGCGAGCTGCACTCGTCTGTGGGGTGCATGAGCAGTCTACGCACGTTGGACTTGAGTGAGAACAACATCAGAGAGTTGCCCAAAGAACTGGCCAATGTCCGCACGCTGGAG AGTCTGACTCTggatgcatgtgttatgaactACCCACCTGCCTCAGTCTGTACAGCAGGCACAGAAGAGATCCAGCGCTACCTCTGCTCAG AGTTGGGTGTGGAGTACTGTCCTCCCTCTCAGTATCTGCTGCCAGTACTGGAAAATGATGACGGCAAGCAGAATGCTGACTGTGTGGATGGTGAGGATATAGCCTGGCAG AGCAAATTCATGGATTATGAGAAGAGAAAG GAGCAGAAGCAGTTGGAGAAGCTGAACTTTGAGAAGGAACTGGAAGTAAAACAGAGAGAACAAGCGCAACTCCTTGTCCTCAGCAACTCCCGCAAAGAGGGCATGCTGCTGTCTGTGAAACTG gAGCAGGAGCGTTTGGAGAAGGACATGTGTCAGCAGCAGAAAGCCCAGGAGGCTGAGAGGCAGAGGGTGCTGGAGAAAGTTCGGCAGGCGGAGACCAACCTAGCCACCCGCATTGCCAACCTGCAACTGGACAACAAACG CCAAGCAAAGAGTGCTGAGTTTCTGCAGGCTCTGGAAGAAGACCG GATTCGTATGGAACACCTTACTGTCATCACACAGGAAGAAGCAAACTCTCTGAGGAAGAGGGAAATAGCAG TTGCCATGCAGACCATGCTATCTGAGAGCTACTCGATGAGGTTACTGCAAGAGGCTAGTGAGAACAGGAGGCAGAGCATGGTGTCTGAAGCCTGCAggag caTGGAGACTTTGGACAAGAAGTTTGAGAATGTGCTGGCCCTGCAGCAGCTAGATAAAAGCAAAGCCATTAGCCAGATCCTTCAGGAG GAGGAGATGCAGAAAGCAGCCTTTGAAGCCTTGCAGCTCCAAAAAGACAGTGTGCATGGGTACATCCGCAATCAG ATTAAGCTAATTGAGGCAGAATTAATGCAGTTGACAAAGCTGGAGGTTAAAAGGAAGAATCTGGATTCAGAGAACTTGCAG GAAGTGTTGGCGGAGCAGAGGACGGCTCTGACGGACATGCTGCAGCAGTTGCTGAAGCAGAGGGaccagagagagatggagctcAAGCAGGTCTTG ATGGAGATGGAGCTCAAGAGTGACTCCACTCAGCAAAACTACTGGATGATCCAGTATCAAAGGCTGCTGGATGCAAAGCCGCTGTCTCTACGAATGCAG GAGGCTGGTGTGGATAAAGATCTAGGCAGTTTGTTGTGTAAACTGTCTGCCCAACACTACCTGCCAATCATAGCTCATCATCGAATCACAGCGGAGGCCCTGCGTCACATGACCACCAGGGATCTCAGCAAG CTGGGGATCAGTGAAGTGGGTGTGCAAAAATCTCTCCTCCACTGGGCTATAGAACAGCCAA GTTCTCCTAAGAAGCTCCAGGAGGAACCGGAAGCTGGTCCACTTGTACCCACTGCCCCCCTGCAACAGCAGCTGACCCCACCTCTGACCCCTAACACGCCGTTAACACCCCAAACCCCTCTCATTCCTATAGCACCCAGCCCTGTGGATGGACCTGGGAGCTCTGAGTGTGTAGTGTGCATGGAGGCTGGG tgtCAAGTGGTCTTCCTGCCCTGTGGACATGTGTGCTGTTGCCAGGTGTGTAGTGACGCCCTGCATTCATGCCCGCTGTGCCGCAGCACCATCTCTCAGCGCATCCGCCTTTACCACGGATAA
- the lrsam1 gene encoding E3 ubiquitin-protein ligase LRSAM1 isoform X1, whose product MPLFYKKKRPSEDSKKRLEYQLCLSKEAGADDILDISNCELSEVPSSAFSICKVLQKKVFILHGNELRSLLPKGCSISTLATIKVLDLHENKLTLLPDDIGQLSALQVLNAEHNQIKTLPDSIGDLRNLQTLNVKGNCLSELHSSVGCMSSLRTLDLSENNIRELPKELANVRTLESLTLDACVMNYPPASVCTAGTEEIQRYLCSELGVEYCPPSQYLLPVLENDDGKQNADCVDGEDIAWQSKFMDYEKRKEQKQLEKLNFEKELEVKQREQAQLLVLSNSRKEGMLLSVKLEQERLEKDMCQQQKAQEAERQRVLEKVRQAETNLATRIANLQLDNKRQAKSAEFLQALEEDRIRMEHLTVITQEEANSLRKREIAVAMQTMLSESYSMRLLQEASENRRQSMVSEACRSMETLDKKFENVLALQQLDKSKAISQILQEEEMQKAAFEALQLQKDSVHGYIRNQIKLIEAELMQLTKLEVKRKNLDSENLQEVLAEQRTALTDMLQQLLKQRDQREMELKQVLMEMELKSDSTQQNYWMIQYQRLLDAKPLSLRMQEAGVDKDLGSLLCKLSAQHYLPIIAHHRITAEALRHMTTRDLSKLGISEVGVQKSLLHWAIEQPSSPKKLQEEPEAGPLVPTAPLQQQLTPPLTPNTPLTPQTPLIPIAPSPVDGPGSSECVVCMEAGCQVVFLPCGHVCCCQVTEDGIDERREEVILRSREHSCCIIATDLNN is encoded by the exons ATGCCTCTGTTCTATAAGAAGAAAAGGCCAAGCGAGGATTCCAAGAAACGTCTAGAGTATCAGCTGTGTTTG TCTAAAGAGGCTGGAGCAGATGATATACTTGACATTTCAAACTGTGAACTTTCTGAG GTTCCCTCCAGTGCCTTTTCCATCTGCAAAGTGCTCCAGAAAAAG GTGTTCATTCTCCATGGAAACGAGCTGAGGTCACTGTTGCCCAAAGGTTGCAGCATCAGCACTCTAGCAACTATAAAG GTATTGGACCTGCATGAAAACAAGCTAACCTTGCTACCAGATGATATTGGGCAGCTGTCAGCCCTGCAG GTATTGAATGCAGAACATAACCAAATCAAGACACTTCCAGACTCTATAGGTGATCTTCGGAATCTGCAGACTCTAAATGTGAAAG GGAACTGCCTGAGCGAGCTGCACTCGTCTGTGGGGTGCATGAGCAGTCTACGCACGTTGGACTTGAGTGAGAACAACATCAGAGAGTTGCCCAAAGAACTGGCCAATGTCCGCACGCTGGAG AGTCTGACTCTggatgcatgtgttatgaactACCCACCTGCCTCAGTCTGTACAGCAGGCACAGAAGAGATCCAGCGCTACCTCTGCTCAG AGTTGGGTGTGGAGTACTGTCCTCCCTCTCAGTATCTGCTGCCAGTACTGGAAAATGATGACGGCAAGCAGAATGCTGACTGTGTGGATGGTGAGGATATAGCCTGGCAG AGCAAATTCATGGATTATGAGAAGAGAAAG GAGCAGAAGCAGTTGGAGAAGCTGAACTTTGAGAAGGAACTGGAAGTAAAACAGAGAGAACAAGCGCAACTCCTTGTCCTCAGCAACTCCCGCAAAGAGGGCATGCTGCTGTCTGTGAAACTG gAGCAGGAGCGTTTGGAGAAGGACATGTGTCAGCAGCAGAAAGCCCAGGAGGCTGAGAGGCAGAGGGTGCTGGAGAAAGTTCGGCAGGCGGAGACCAACCTAGCCACCCGCATTGCCAACCTGCAACTGGACAACAAACG CCAAGCAAAGAGTGCTGAGTTTCTGCAGGCTCTGGAAGAAGACCG GATTCGTATGGAACACCTTACTGTCATCACACAGGAAGAAGCAAACTCTCTGAGGAAGAGGGAAATAGCAG TTGCCATGCAGACCATGCTATCTGAGAGCTACTCGATGAGGTTACTGCAAGAGGCTAGTGAGAACAGGAGGCAGAGCATGGTGTCTGAAGCCTGCAggag caTGGAGACTTTGGACAAGAAGTTTGAGAATGTGCTGGCCCTGCAGCAGCTAGATAAAAGCAAAGCCATTAGCCAGATCCTTCAGGAG GAGGAGATGCAGAAAGCAGCCTTTGAAGCCTTGCAGCTCCAAAAAGACAGTGTGCATGGGTACATCCGCAATCAG ATTAAGCTAATTGAGGCAGAATTAATGCAGTTGACAAAGCTGGAGGTTAAAAGGAAGAATCTGGATTCAGAGAACTTGCAG GAAGTGTTGGCGGAGCAGAGGACGGCTCTGACGGACATGCTGCAGCAGTTGCTGAAGCAGAGGGaccagagagagatggagctcAAGCAGGTCTTG ATGGAGATGGAGCTCAAGAGTGACTCCACTCAGCAAAACTACTGGATGATCCAGTATCAAAGGCTGCTGGATGCAAAGCCGCTGTCTCTACGAATGCAG GAGGCTGGTGTGGATAAAGATCTAGGCAGTTTGTTGTGTAAACTGTCTGCCCAACACTACCTGCCAATCATAGCTCATCATCGAATCACAGCGGAGGCCCTGCGTCACATGACCACCAGGGATCTCAGCAAG CTGGGGATCAGTGAAGTGGGTGTGCAAAAATCTCTCCTCCACTGGGCTATAGAACAGCCAA GTTCTCCTAAGAAGCTCCAGGAGGAACCGGAAGCTGGTCCACTTGTACCCACTGCCCCCCTGCAACAGCAGCTGACCCCACCTCTGACCCCTAACACGCCGTTAACACCCCAAACCCCTCTCATTCCTATAGCACCCAGCCCTGTGGATGGACCTGGGAGCTCTGAGTGTGTAGTGTGCATGGAGGCTGGG tgtCAAGTGGTCTTCCTGCCCTGTGGACATGTGTGCTGTTGCCAG